A genomic region of Gemmata massiliana contains the following coding sequences:
- a CDS encoding MarR family winged helix-turn-helix transcriptional regulator, giving the protein MSTGSELPIALRAAYLALHRQSEAQFASHGVTADQFVLLATLVRGGHALTQRELARRMSSDPSTVRAMLALLEPRGFVERSTHPTDARARTVALTAAGERMFRQLWTAGEPIRALMLDALEPGEAEILVRLLARVAGALNPELAPVRESSPSHSPEDEV; this is encoded by the coding sequence ATGAGTACCGGAAGCGAACTCCCGATCGCCCTGCGCGCCGCGTACCTGGCCCTCCACCGCCAGTCGGAGGCGCAGTTCGCGTCCCACGGTGTCACCGCGGACCAGTTCGTCCTCCTCGCGACCCTCGTCCGGGGCGGGCACGCCCTGACCCAGCGGGAACTGGCTCGGCGCATGTCGTCCGACCCCAGTACCGTGCGGGCGATGCTCGCGCTACTGGAACCGCGCGGGTTCGTCGAACGAAGTACCCACCCGACCGACGCCCGAGCGCGGACGGTCGCTCTCACGGCGGCGGGGGAGCGAATGTTCCGGCAGCTCTGGACGGCGGGCGAACCGATCCGGGCACTGATGCTCGACGCGCTCGAACCCGGCGAGGCGGAAATACTCGTCCGGCTCCTCGCGCGCGTCGCCGGGGCACTGAACCCGGAACTCGCGCCGGTCCGCGAATCCAGTCCCTCTCACTCTCCGGAGGATGAAGTATGA
- a CDS encoding alpha/beta hydrolase, producing the protein MSARLVALVTWAMLMCPVMVQAQPPGGGKDDKAEQFPAPPNEYDKKRDGIDRGKLETVEYDSATVGGARKARVYTPPGYTKDKKYPVLYLLHGIGGDENEWARGGTPDVILDNLYADKRAVPMVVVLPNGRASKDVTARDPIPKQSPAFAAFEKDLLTDLIPFIEKTYSVRADRESRALAGLSMGGGQSLNFGLGNLDTFAWVGGFSSAPNTKRPDDLIKDHAEAAKKLRLLYVACGDKDGLFRISEGVHKVLDEKKVPHAYRVIPGGQHDFKVWKSDLYHFAQLIFRETGQEKPAPEKKVDDSKPVPVEDFKPAPSNQGGKQYPQVNSEGRARFRVVAPDAKSVRVPEWGGITLTKGEDGAWVGTTRPLDEGFHYYRINIDGADVPDPGSKFFYGASRWGSAVEIPARDGDFYALKNVPHGQLRENLYFSKGTNTTRRCFVYTPPDYDKDTRKRYPVLYLQHGAGEDETGWGSQGRAGLILDNLIAAGKAKPFIVVMDNGGGIGPRPGGPPAKVVPGDPPPRPKFDFSSFAKIVTEELIPYIDSNYRTLADQPNRAMAGLSMGAMQTKQITLTNLDKFSHIGLFSGGSIAATDPALADPDAFKKKVKILFVSYGSKETGGAATAKANREALEKLGVKSVYYESPETAHEWQSWRRSLYQFAPLLFQQDK; encoded by the coding sequence ATGAGCGCGCGCTTGGTGGCCCTGGTCACGTGGGCCATGTTGATGTGCCCGGTAATGGTGCAGGCCCAGCCGCCCGGCGGGGGGAAGGATGACAAGGCGGAACAGTTCCCCGCACCGCCGAACGAGTACGACAAGAAGCGGGACGGTATCGACCGGGGCAAACTGGAAACGGTCGAGTACGACTCCGCGACGGTCGGGGGGGCGCGCAAGGCCCGGGTCTACACCCCGCCCGGCTACACCAAGGACAAGAAGTACCCGGTCCTGTACCTGCTCCACGGGATCGGGGGCGACGAGAACGAGTGGGCACGCGGCGGAACGCCCGACGTGATCCTCGACAACCTGTACGCCGACAAGAGGGCGGTGCCGATGGTCGTCGTTCTGCCCAACGGCCGGGCATCAAAAGACGTGACGGCCCGTGACCCGATCCCCAAACAGTCACCGGCGTTTGCTGCGTTCGAGAAGGATTTGCTCACCGACCTGATCCCGTTCATCGAGAAGACCTACTCGGTGAGGGCCGACCGCGAGTCGCGCGCGCTCGCCGGGCTGTCGATGGGCGGCGGGCAGTCGCTCAACTTCGGGCTGGGCAACCTGGACACGTTCGCCTGGGTCGGCGGGTTCTCCTCGGCCCCGAACACCAAGCGCCCGGACGACCTCATCAAGGATCACGCGGAGGCGGCCAAGAAGCTGCGGCTCCTGTACGTCGCGTGCGGGGACAAGGACGGGCTGTTCCGGATCAGTGAGGGCGTTCACAAGGTACTCGACGAGAAGAAGGTGCCGCACGCCTACCGGGTCATCCCCGGGGGCCAGCACGACTTCAAGGTGTGGAAGAGCGACCTGTACCATTTCGCCCAACTGATCTTCCGCGAAACCGGGCAGGAGAAGCCCGCGCCAGAGAAGAAGGTCGATGACTCGAAGCCAGTGCCGGTGGAGGACTTCAAGCCGGCACCTTCCAACCAGGGCGGCAAGCAATACCCGCAGGTGAATTCCGAGGGCCGCGCGCGGTTCCGCGTCGTCGCGCCCGACGCCAAGAGCGTGCGGGTGCCCGAGTGGGGCGGGATCACGCTGACGAAGGGCGAGGACGGCGCCTGGGTCGGCACCACGCGCCCCCTGGATGAGGGGTTCCACTACTACCGGATCAACATCGACGGGGCCGACGTCCCGGACCCCGGCAGCAAGTTCTTCTACGGCGCCAGCCGCTGGGGCAGCGCCGTCGAGATCCCCGCCCGTGACGGGGACTTCTACGCCCTCAAGAACGTGCCGCACGGTCAGTTGCGCGAGAACCTGTACTTCTCCAAGGGCACCAACACCACGCGCCGCTGTTTCGTCTACACGCCCCCCGATTACGACAAGGACACCCGTAAACGCTACCCCGTGCTGTACCTCCAACACGGTGCCGGCGAGGACGAGACCGGGTGGGGGAGCCAGGGCCGTGCGGGCCTGATCCTGGACAACCTGATCGCCGCGGGCAAGGCCAAGCCGTTCATCGTCGTGATGGACAACGGCGGCGGCATCGGCCCGCGGCCCGGCGGCCCCCCCGCGAAGGTCGTGCCCGGTGATCCCCCGCCCCGACCGAAGTTCGACTTCTCCTCCTTCGCGAAGATCGTGACCGAGGAGTTGATCCCCTACATCGACTCCAACTACCGCACCTTGGCCGACCAGCCGAACCGCGCGATGGCGGGGCTGTCGATGGGCGCGATGCAGACGAAGCAGATCACCCTGACCAATCTCGACAAGTTCTCGCACATCGGGTTGTTCAGCGGCGGCAGCATCGCAGCCACGGACCCCGCGCTGGCCGACCCGGACGCCTTTAAGAAGAAGGTCAAAATCCTGTTCGTTAGTTACGGCAGCAAAGAGACCGGCGGTGCCGCCACCGCCAAAGCCAATCGTGAAGCGCTCGAGAAACTGGGCGTCAAGAGCGTCTACTACGAGTCCCCGGAGACGGCCCACGAGTGGCAGAGCTGGCGGCGGAGCCTGTACCAGTTCGCGCCCCTGTTGTTCCAACAGGACAAGTGA